From the genome of Capricornis sumatraensis isolate serow.1 chromosome 17, serow.2, whole genome shotgun sequence, one region includes:
- the KLHL22 gene encoding kelch-like protein 22 isoform X1: MAEEQELARLCKLPTQPSHPHCVSNTYRSAQHSQALLRGLLALRDSGILFDVVLVVEGKQLEAHRILLAASCDYFRGMFAGGLKEMEQEEVLIHGVSYSAMRQILHFIYTAELELSLSNVQETLVAACQLQIPEIIHFCCDFLTPWVDEDNILDVYRLAELFDLSRLTEQLDAYILKNFVAFSRTDKYRQLPLEKVYALLSSNRLEVSCETEVYEGALLYHYPPEQVQADRLPLHEPPKLLETVRFPLMEAEVLQRLHDKLEPSPLRDTVAEALMYHQNESLQPSLQGPQTELRSDFQCVVGFGGIHSTPSTVLSDQAKYLNPLLGEWKHFTASLAPRMSNQGIAVLNNFVYLIGGDNNVQGFRAESRCWRYDPRHNRWFQIQPLQQEHADLCVCVVGGYIYAVAGRDYHNDLTAVERYDPATNSWAYVAPLKREVYAHAGAALDGKMYVTCGRRGEDYLKETHCYEPGSDTWHALADGPVRRAWHGMATLLDKLYVIGGSNNDAGYRRDVHQVACYSCRSGQWSSVCPLPAGHGEPGIAVLDSRIYVLGGRSHNRGSRTGYVHVYDAGKDSWEEGPQLDNSISGLAACVLTLPRSLLLEPPRGTPDRSQADPDFASEVMSVSDWEEFDNSSED, encoded by the exons ATGGCGGAAGAGCAGGAGCTCGCCCGGCTCTGCAAGTTGCCCACGCAGCCCTCCCACCCACACTGCGTCAGCAACACCTACCGGAGCGCCCAGCACTCCCAGGCGCTGCTCCGGGGGCTGCTGGCCCTGCGGGACAGCGGCATCCTCTTCGATGTGGTCCTGGTGGTGGAGGGGAAGCAGCTCGAGGCCCACCGCATCCTGCTGGCTGCCTCCTGCGACTACTTCCG GGGCATGTTCGCTGGGGGTCTGAAGGAGATGGAGCAGGAGGAGGTCCTGATCCACGGCGTGTCCTACAGCGCGATGCGCCAGATCCTGCACTTCATCTACACGGCCGAGCTGGAGCTCAGCCTGAGCAACGTCCAGGAGACGCTGGTGGCTGCCTGCCAGCTCCAG ATCCCGGAGATCATTCACTTCTGCTGTGACTTCCTCACACCCTGGGTGGACGAGGACAACATCCTCGACGTCTACCGGCTGGCTGAGCTCTTTGACCTGAGCCGCCTGACCGAGCAGCTAGACGCCTACATCCTCAAGAACTTCGTGGCCTTCTCGCGGACTGACAAATACCGCCAgctgcccctggagaaggtctACGCCCTCCTGAGCAGCAACCGCCTGGAGGTGTCCTGCGAGACGGAGGTCTACGAGGGCGCCCTGCTCTACCACTACCCACCGGAGCAGGTGCAGGCCGACCGGCTCCCGCTGCACGAGCCGCCCAAGCTCCTGGAGACCGTGCGCTTCCCCCTCATGGAGGCCGAGGTCCTGCAGCGGCTGCACGACAAGCTGGAGCCCAGCCCGCTGAGGGACACCGTGGCCGAAGCCCTCATGTACCACCAGAACGAGAGCCTGCAGCCCAGCCTGCAGGGCCCGCAGACCGAGCTGCGCTCCGACTTCCAGTGCGTGGTGGGCTTCGGGGGCATCCACTCCACACCGTCCACCGTCCTCAGCGACCAGGCCAAGTACCTGAACCCGCTGCTGGGGGAGTGGAAGCACTTCACCGCGTCCCTGGCGCCCCGCATGTCCAACCAGGGCATCGCGGTGCTCAACAACTTCGTGTACCTGATCGGAGGGGACAACAACGTGCAGGGCTTCCGCGCGGAGTCCCGCTGCTGGAG GTACGACCCGAGGCACAACCGCTGGTTCCAGATCCAGCCGCTGCAGCAGGAGCACGCGGACCTGTGCGTGTGCGTTGTGGGCGGCTACATTTACGCGGTGGCGGGCCGCGACTACCACAACGATCTGACCGCCGTGGAGCGCTACGACCCCGCCACCAATTCCTGGGCCTACGTGGCGCCGCTCAAGAGGGAG GTCTACGCCCACGCGGGCGCCGCGCTGGACGGGAAGATGTACGTCACCTGCGGCCGCCGCGGGGAGGACTACCTGAAGGAGACCCACTGCTACGAGCCGGGCAGCGACACCTGGCACGCGCTGGCCGACGGCCCGGTGCGGCGGGCCTGGCACGGCATGGCCACGCTGCTGGACAAGCTGTACGTGATCGGGGGCAGCAACAACGACGCGGGCTACCGCAGAGACGTGCACCAG GTGGCCTGCTACAGCTGCAGATCCGGGCAGTGGTCGTCCGTCTGCCCGCTCCCGGCCGGGCACGGGGAACCGGGCATCGCCGTGCTCGACAGCAGGATCTATGTGCTGGGCGGCCGCTCACACAACCGAGGCAGCCGCACGGGCTACGTGCACGTCTACGACGCGGGCAAGGACAGCTGGGAGGAGGGGCCGCAGCTGGACAACTCCATCTCGGGCCTGGCCGCCTGTGTGCTCACCCTGCCGCGGTCCCTGCTGCTCGAGCCGCCCCGGGGGACCCCTGACCGCAGCCAGGCCGACCCGGACTTCGCCTCCGAGGTGATGAGTGTGTCTGACTGGGAGGAGTTCGACAACTCCAGCGAGGACTAG
- the KLHL22 gene encoding kelch-like protein 22 isoform X2, which produces MFAGGLKEMEQEEVLIHGVSYSAMRQILHFIYTAELELSLSNVQETLVAACQLQIPEIIHFCCDFLTPWVDEDNILDVYRLAELFDLSRLTEQLDAYILKNFVAFSRTDKYRQLPLEKVYALLSSNRLEVSCETEVYEGALLYHYPPEQVQADRLPLHEPPKLLETVRFPLMEAEVLQRLHDKLEPSPLRDTVAEALMYHQNESLQPSLQGPQTELRSDFQCVVGFGGIHSTPSTVLSDQAKYLNPLLGEWKHFTASLAPRMSNQGIAVLNNFVYLIGGDNNVQGFRAESRCWRYDPRHNRWFQIQPLQQEHADLCVCVVGGYIYAVAGRDYHNDLTAVERYDPATNSWAYVAPLKREVYAHAGAALDGKMYVTCGRRGEDYLKETHCYEPGSDTWHALADGPVRRAWHGMATLLDKLYVIGGSNNDAGYRRDVHQVACYSCRSGQWSSVCPLPAGHGEPGIAVLDSRIYVLGGRSHNRGSRTGYVHVYDAGKDSWEEGPQLDNSISGLAACVLTLPRSLLLEPPRGTPDRSQADPDFASEVMSVSDWEEFDNSSED; this is translated from the exons ATGTTCGCTGGGGGTCTGAAGGAGATGGAGCAGGAGGAGGTCCTGATCCACGGCGTGTCCTACAGCGCGATGCGCCAGATCCTGCACTTCATCTACACGGCCGAGCTGGAGCTCAGCCTGAGCAACGTCCAGGAGACGCTGGTGGCTGCCTGCCAGCTCCAG ATCCCGGAGATCATTCACTTCTGCTGTGACTTCCTCACACCCTGGGTGGACGAGGACAACATCCTCGACGTCTACCGGCTGGCTGAGCTCTTTGACCTGAGCCGCCTGACCGAGCAGCTAGACGCCTACATCCTCAAGAACTTCGTGGCCTTCTCGCGGACTGACAAATACCGCCAgctgcccctggagaaggtctACGCCCTCCTGAGCAGCAACCGCCTGGAGGTGTCCTGCGAGACGGAGGTCTACGAGGGCGCCCTGCTCTACCACTACCCACCGGAGCAGGTGCAGGCCGACCGGCTCCCGCTGCACGAGCCGCCCAAGCTCCTGGAGACCGTGCGCTTCCCCCTCATGGAGGCCGAGGTCCTGCAGCGGCTGCACGACAAGCTGGAGCCCAGCCCGCTGAGGGACACCGTGGCCGAAGCCCTCATGTACCACCAGAACGAGAGCCTGCAGCCCAGCCTGCAGGGCCCGCAGACCGAGCTGCGCTCCGACTTCCAGTGCGTGGTGGGCTTCGGGGGCATCCACTCCACACCGTCCACCGTCCTCAGCGACCAGGCCAAGTACCTGAACCCGCTGCTGGGGGAGTGGAAGCACTTCACCGCGTCCCTGGCGCCCCGCATGTCCAACCAGGGCATCGCGGTGCTCAACAACTTCGTGTACCTGATCGGAGGGGACAACAACGTGCAGGGCTTCCGCGCGGAGTCCCGCTGCTGGAG GTACGACCCGAGGCACAACCGCTGGTTCCAGATCCAGCCGCTGCAGCAGGAGCACGCGGACCTGTGCGTGTGCGTTGTGGGCGGCTACATTTACGCGGTGGCGGGCCGCGACTACCACAACGATCTGACCGCCGTGGAGCGCTACGACCCCGCCACCAATTCCTGGGCCTACGTGGCGCCGCTCAAGAGGGAG GTCTACGCCCACGCGGGCGCCGCGCTGGACGGGAAGATGTACGTCACCTGCGGCCGCCGCGGGGAGGACTACCTGAAGGAGACCCACTGCTACGAGCCGGGCAGCGACACCTGGCACGCGCTGGCCGACGGCCCGGTGCGGCGGGCCTGGCACGGCATGGCCACGCTGCTGGACAAGCTGTACGTGATCGGGGGCAGCAACAACGACGCGGGCTACCGCAGAGACGTGCACCAG GTGGCCTGCTACAGCTGCAGATCCGGGCAGTGGTCGTCCGTCTGCCCGCTCCCGGCCGGGCACGGGGAACCGGGCATCGCCGTGCTCGACAGCAGGATCTATGTGCTGGGCGGCCGCTCACACAACCGAGGCAGCCGCACGGGCTACGTGCACGTCTACGACGCGGGCAAGGACAGCTGGGAGGAGGGGCCGCAGCTGGACAACTCCATCTCGGGCCTGGCCGCCTGTGTGCTCACCCTGCCGCGGTCCCTGCTGCTCGAGCCGCCCCGGGGGACCCCTGACCGCAGCCAGGCCGACCCGGACTTCGCCTCCGAGGTGATGAGTGTGTCTGACTGGGAGGAGTTCGACAACTCCAGCGAGGACTAG
- the SCARF2 gene encoding scavenger receptor class F member 2 isoform X1, giving the protein MEGAGPRGAGPARRRGAGGPSLLLLLLWLLPGPAAPQELSPRGRNVCRAPGSQELTCCAGWRQQGDECGIAVCEGNSTCSENEVCVRPGECRCRHGYFGANCDTKCPRQFWGPDCKELCVCHPHGQCEDVTGQCTCHARRWGARCEHACQCQHGACHPRSGVCRCEPGWWGPQCASACYCSATSRCDPQTGACLCRAGWWGRSCNNQCACSASPCEQQSGRCQCRERTFGARCERYCQCFRGRCHPVDGTCACEPGYRGKYCREPCPAGFYGLGCRRRCGQCKGQQPCTVAEGRCLTCEPGWNGTKCDQPCAAGFYGEGCGRRCPPCRDGHACNHVTGKCARCNAGWIGDRCETKCSNGTYGEDCAFVCADCGSGHCDFQSGRCLCSPGVHGPHCNLTCPPGLHGVDCAQACSCHEDSCDPVTGACRLETNQRKGVMGAGALLALLLGLLLSLLGCCCACRGKDPARGELSLGRKKAPQRLCGRFSRISMKLPRIPLRRQKLPKVVVAHHDLDNTLNCSFLEPPSGLEQPSPSWSSRASFSSFDTTDEGPVYCVPHEEAAAESRDSEAPAAAPVTTPAEEAAPLPASSDSERSASSGDGPGGALYARVARREARPARVRDEARGLSLSPSPERRKPPPPDPATKPKVSWVHGKQGAGATAAAAPAPSPPPAGPEAAPSPSKRKRTPSDTSARPPGLAEEGPALAAPSPPRARARGRGPGLPEPTDAGGPPRSAPEAASMLAAELRDKTRSLGRAEGPPGIQGPREKPAPPQKAKRSAPPSSPARASPAPEALGPEKAAAGASGSDTPRKKTPIQKPPRKKSRELAGEPGRAGAPTL; this is encoded by the exons ATGGAGGGCGCAGGGCCCCGGGGGGCCGGGCCGGCGCGGCGCCGGGGAGCCGGGGGGccgtcgctgctgctgctgctgctctggctGCTGCCCGGCCCCGCGGCGCCCCAGGAGCTGAGCCCGCGCGGCCGCAACGTGTGCCGCGCACCCGG CTCCCAGGAGCTCACGTGCTGCGCCGGCTGGAGACAGCAGGGGGACGAGTGTGGGATCG CTGTGTGCGAAGGCAACTCCACGTGCTCGGAGAACGAGGTGTGCGTGCGACCCGGCGAGTGCCGCTGCCGCCACGGCTATTTCGGGGCCAACTGCGACACCA AGTGCCCGCGCCAGTTCTGGGGTCCCGACTGCAAGGAGCTCTGCGTCTGCCACCCGCACGGGCAGTGCGAGGACGTGACGGGCCAGTGTACGTGTCACGCGCGTCGCTGGGGCGCACGCTGCGAGCATGCGTGCCAGTGCCAGCACGGCGCGTGCCACCCGCGGAGCGGCGTGTGTCGCTGCGAGCCCGGCTGGTGGGGCCCGCAGTGCGCCAGCGCGTGCTACTGCAGCGCCACGTCGCGCTGCGACCCGCAGACGGGCGCGTGCCTGTGCCGCGCGGGCTGGTGGGGCCGCAGCTGCAACAACCAGTGCGCCTGCAGCGCGTCGCCGTGCGAGCAGCAGAGCGGCCGCTGCCAGTGCCGGGAGCGCACGTTCGGCGCGCGCTGCGAGCGCTACTGCCAGTGCTTCCGCGGCCGCTGCCACCCGGTGGACGGCACGTGCGCGTGCGAGCCCGGCTACAGGGGCAAGTACTGCCGGGAGCCGTGCCCCGCCGGCTTCTACGGCCTGGGCTGCCGCCGCCG ATGCGGCCAGTGCAAGGGCCAGCAGCCGTGCACCGTGGCCGAGGGCCGCTGCCTGACGTGCGAGCCCGGCTGGAACGGCACCAAGTGCGACCAGCCGTGCGCCGCCGGCTTCTACGGCGAGGGCTGCGGCCGCCGATGCCCCCCGTGTCGCGACGGGCACGCCTGCAACCACGTGACCGGCAAGTGCGCGCGCTGCAACGCGGGCTGGATCGGCGACCG GTGTGAGACCAAGTGCAGCAATGGCACGTACGGCGAGGACTGCGCGTTCGTGTGCGCCGACTGCGGGAGCGGCCACTGCGACTTCCAGTCCGGACGATGCCTCTGCAGCCCGGGCGTCCATGGGCCCCA CTGTAACCTGACCTGCCCGCCCGGGCTCCACGGTGTGGACTGCGCCCAGGCCTGCAGCTGCCACGAGGACTCGTGCGACCCGGTCACCGGCGCCTGCCGCCTGG AGACCAACCAGCGCAAGGGCGTGATGGGCGCGGGGGCGCTGCTCGCCCTGCTCCTCGGCCTGCTGCTCTCGCTGCTCGGCTGCTGCTGCGCCTGCCGCGGCAAGGACCCAGCGCGCGG GGAGCTCTCGCTGGGGAGGAAGAAGGCGCCGCAGCGCCTGTGCGGACGCTTCAGTCGTATCAGCATGAAGCTACCCCGGATCCCGCTCCGCAGGCAGAAGCTGCCCAAGGTCGTAG tggCCCATCACGACCTGGACAACACACTCAACTGCAGCTTCCTGGAGCCGCCCTCGGGGCTGGAGCAGCCCTCACCATCATGGTCCTCCcgggcctccttctcctcctttgaTACCACGGATGAAGGCCCCGTGTACTGCGTACCCCACGAGG AGGCGGCCGCCGAGAGCCGGGATTCGGAGGCCCCCGCCGCGGCGCCCGTGACCACGCCCGCGGAGGAGGCGGCGCCCCTCCCCGCGTCCTCCGACAGCGAGCGGTCCGCGTCGAGCGGCGACGGGCCCGGAGGGGCGCTGTATGCGCGCGTGGCCCGGCGCGAGGCCCGGCCGGCCCGGGTCCGAGACGAGGCCCGAGGCCTGTCGCTTTCGCCATCGCCCGAGCGCCGGAAGCCGCCGCCACCCGACCCCGCCACCAAACCCAAGGTGTCCTGGGTCCATGGCAAGCAGGGTGCTGgggccaccgccgccgccgcccccgcgccCTCGCCTCCACCCGCGGGCCCCGAGGCCGCTCCCAGCCCCAGCAAGAGGAAACGGACGCCCAGCGACACGTCGGCGCGGCCCCCCGGGCTGGCAGAGGAGGGGCCGGCCCTCGCGGCACCCTCCCCGCCTCGGGCTCGGGCTCGGGGCCGCGGCCCGGGCCTCCCAGAGCCCACGGACGCTGGCGGGCCCCCGCGCAGCGCGCCGGAGGCCGCCTCCATGCTGGCCGCCGAGCTGCGCGACAAGACTCGCAGCCTGGGCCGCGCCGAGGGGCCCCCGGGCATTCAGGGCCCCCGAGAGAAGCCGGCGCCTCCGCAAAAGGCCAAGCGCTCCGCGCCTCCCTCTTCTCCGGCCCGCGCGTCCCCCGCGCCTGAGGCCTTGGGGCCCGAAAAGGCGGCAGCCGGCGCGTCCGGATCCGACACCCCTCGAAAGAAAACCCCCATCCAGAAGCCGCCCCGCAAGAAGAGCCGGGAGCTGGCGGGCGAGCCAGGCCGGGCGGGCGCACCCACCCTGTAG
- the SCARF2 gene encoding scavenger receptor class F member 2 isoform X2 produces MEGAGPRGAGPARRRGAGGPSLLLLLLWLLPGPAAPQELSPRGRNVCRAPGSQELTCCAGWRQQGDECGIAVCEGNSTCSENEVCVRPGECRCRHGYFGANCDTKCPRQFWGPDCKELCVCHPHGQCEDVTGQCTCHARRWGARCEHACQCQHGACHPRSGVCRCEPGWWGPQCASACYCSATSRCDPQTGACLCRAGWWGRSCNNQCACSASPCEQQSGRCQCRERTFGARCERYCQCFRGRCHPVDGTCACEPGYRGKYCREPCPAGFYGLGCRRRCGQCKGQQPCTVAEGRCLTCEPGWNGTKCDQPCAAGFYGEGCGRRCPPCRDGHACNHVTGKCARCNAGWIGDRCETKCSNGTYGEDCAFVCADCGSGHCDFQSGRCLCSPGVHGPHCNLTCPPGLHGVDCAQACSCHEDSCDPVTGACRLETNQRKGVMGAGALLALLLGLLLSLLGCCCACRGKDPARGPRPRRELSLGRKKAPQRLCGRFSRISMKLPRIPLRRQKLPKVVVAHHDLDNTLNCSFLEPPSGLEQPSPSWSSRASFSSFDTTDEGPVYCVPHEEAAAESRDSEAPAAAPVTTPAEEAAPLPASSDSERSASSGDGPGGALYARVARREARPARVRDEARGLSLSPSPERRKPPPPDPATKPKVSWVHGKQGAGATAAAAPAPSPPPAGPEAAPSPSKRKRTPSDTSARPPGLAEEGPALAAPSPPRARARGRGPGLPEPTDAGGPPRSAPEAASMLAAELRDKTRSLGRAEGPPGIQGPREKPAPPQKAKRSAPPSSPARASPAPEALGPEKAAAGASGSDTPRKKTPIQKPPRKKSRELAGEPGRAGAPTL; encoded by the exons ATGGAGGGCGCAGGGCCCCGGGGGGCCGGGCCGGCGCGGCGCCGGGGAGCCGGGGGGccgtcgctgctgctgctgctgctctggctGCTGCCCGGCCCCGCGGCGCCCCAGGAGCTGAGCCCGCGCGGCCGCAACGTGTGCCGCGCACCCGG CTCCCAGGAGCTCACGTGCTGCGCCGGCTGGAGACAGCAGGGGGACGAGTGTGGGATCG CTGTGTGCGAAGGCAACTCCACGTGCTCGGAGAACGAGGTGTGCGTGCGACCCGGCGAGTGCCGCTGCCGCCACGGCTATTTCGGGGCCAACTGCGACACCA AGTGCCCGCGCCAGTTCTGGGGTCCCGACTGCAAGGAGCTCTGCGTCTGCCACCCGCACGGGCAGTGCGAGGACGTGACGGGCCAGTGTACGTGTCACGCGCGTCGCTGGGGCGCACGCTGCGAGCATGCGTGCCAGTGCCAGCACGGCGCGTGCCACCCGCGGAGCGGCGTGTGTCGCTGCGAGCCCGGCTGGTGGGGCCCGCAGTGCGCCAGCGCGTGCTACTGCAGCGCCACGTCGCGCTGCGACCCGCAGACGGGCGCGTGCCTGTGCCGCGCGGGCTGGTGGGGCCGCAGCTGCAACAACCAGTGCGCCTGCAGCGCGTCGCCGTGCGAGCAGCAGAGCGGCCGCTGCCAGTGCCGGGAGCGCACGTTCGGCGCGCGCTGCGAGCGCTACTGCCAGTGCTTCCGCGGCCGCTGCCACCCGGTGGACGGCACGTGCGCGTGCGAGCCCGGCTACAGGGGCAAGTACTGCCGGGAGCCGTGCCCCGCCGGCTTCTACGGCCTGGGCTGCCGCCGCCG ATGCGGCCAGTGCAAGGGCCAGCAGCCGTGCACCGTGGCCGAGGGCCGCTGCCTGACGTGCGAGCCCGGCTGGAACGGCACCAAGTGCGACCAGCCGTGCGCCGCCGGCTTCTACGGCGAGGGCTGCGGCCGCCGATGCCCCCCGTGTCGCGACGGGCACGCCTGCAACCACGTGACCGGCAAGTGCGCGCGCTGCAACGCGGGCTGGATCGGCGACCG GTGTGAGACCAAGTGCAGCAATGGCACGTACGGCGAGGACTGCGCGTTCGTGTGCGCCGACTGCGGGAGCGGCCACTGCGACTTCCAGTCCGGACGATGCCTCTGCAGCCCGGGCGTCCATGGGCCCCA CTGTAACCTGACCTGCCCGCCCGGGCTCCACGGTGTGGACTGCGCCCAGGCCTGCAGCTGCCACGAGGACTCGTGCGACCCGGTCACCGGCGCCTGCCGCCTGG AGACCAACCAGCGCAAGGGCGTGATGGGCGCGGGGGCGCTGCTCGCCCTGCTCCTCGGCCTGCTGCTCTCGCTGCTCGGCTGCTGCTGCGCCTGCCGCGGCAAGGACCCAGCGCGCGG gccccgcccccgcaGGGAGCTCTCGCTGGGGAGGAAGAAGGCGCCGCAGCGCCTGTGCGGACGCTTCAGTCGTATCAGCATGAAGCTACCCCGGATCCCGCTCCGCAGGCAGAAGCTGCCCAAGGTCGTAG tggCCCATCACGACCTGGACAACACACTCAACTGCAGCTTCCTGGAGCCGCCCTCGGGGCTGGAGCAGCCCTCACCATCATGGTCCTCCcgggcctccttctcctcctttgaTACCACGGATGAAGGCCCCGTGTACTGCGTACCCCACGAGG AGGCGGCCGCCGAGAGCCGGGATTCGGAGGCCCCCGCCGCGGCGCCCGTGACCACGCCCGCGGAGGAGGCGGCGCCCCTCCCCGCGTCCTCCGACAGCGAGCGGTCCGCGTCGAGCGGCGACGGGCCCGGAGGGGCGCTGTATGCGCGCGTGGCCCGGCGCGAGGCCCGGCCGGCCCGGGTCCGAGACGAGGCCCGAGGCCTGTCGCTTTCGCCATCGCCCGAGCGCCGGAAGCCGCCGCCACCCGACCCCGCCACCAAACCCAAGGTGTCCTGGGTCCATGGCAAGCAGGGTGCTGgggccaccgccgccgccgcccccgcgccCTCGCCTCCACCCGCGGGCCCCGAGGCCGCTCCCAGCCCCAGCAAGAGGAAACGGACGCCCAGCGACACGTCGGCGCGGCCCCCCGGGCTGGCAGAGGAGGGGCCGGCCCTCGCGGCACCCTCCCCGCCTCGGGCTCGGGCTCGGGGCCGCGGCCCGGGCCTCCCAGAGCCCACGGACGCTGGCGGGCCCCCGCGCAGCGCGCCGGAGGCCGCCTCCATGCTGGCCGCCGAGCTGCGCGACAAGACTCGCAGCCTGGGCCGCGCCGAGGGGCCCCCGGGCATTCAGGGCCCCCGAGAGAAGCCGGCGCCTCCGCAAAAGGCCAAGCGCTCCGCGCCTCCCTCTTCTCCGGCCCGCGCGTCCCCCGCGCCTGAGGCCTTGGGGCCCGAAAAGGCGGCAGCCGGCGCGTCCGGATCCGACACCCCTCGAAAGAAAACCCCCATCCAGAAGCCGCCCCGCAAGAAGAGCCGGGAGCTGGCGGGCGAGCCAGGCCGGGCGGGCGCACCCACCCTGTAG